The Streptomyces sp. NBC_01255 genome window below encodes:
- a CDS encoding diaminopimelate decarboxylase: MDRMASYRRDLAVRASVDQGLLSAAEPVVALLDTTGIRASAAALTSAFAAVTDAHVLHAFAVKAAPLVPVLRLLHDAGLGVEVASPGELALARAAGIPPTHTVLDSPAKTPAELRQALALGIAVNADNLQELDRLDALVASAPTASPLGLRVNPQVGAGSIGALSTATATSKFGVALRDEGARAGVVQAFLDRPWLTRLHTHTGSQGVPLALMAEGVGEAYALAEEINHKAGRQQIDTLDIGGGLPVNFTSDEETPTYAEYARLLADTVPGLLDGRYRLVTEFGRSLLAKHGTVLARVEYTKTAGGRPIAVTHAGVQLATRTVYAPDSWPLRILAYDAEGRPRAGDVTVQDVAGPACFAGDLLATGRKLPLLHPGDVVAVPDTGAYYFAHHYAYNSLPRPGIHGFTVAEDGAVTFSTVRRPQTLDEIVAEAGGAHANALVG; the protein is encoded by the coding sequence ATGGACCGCATGGCCTCCTACCGTCGTGATCTCGCCGTCCGAGCCTCCGTCGACCAGGGACTCCTCTCCGCCGCCGAGCCGGTCGTCGCGCTCCTCGACACCACCGGCATCCGCGCCTCCGCCGCAGCCCTGACCAGTGCTTTCGCCGCCGTCACCGACGCCCACGTCCTCCATGCCTTCGCCGTCAAGGCCGCCCCGCTCGTCCCCGTCCTGCGCCTCCTCCACGACGCGGGGCTCGGTGTCGAGGTCGCCAGCCCCGGCGAGCTCGCCCTCGCCCGCGCCGCCGGGATCCCGCCCACCCACACCGTGCTCGACTCCCCCGCCAAGACCCCGGCCGAGCTGCGCCAGGCCCTCGCGCTCGGGATCGCCGTCAACGCCGACAACCTCCAGGAGCTGGACCGCCTCGACGCGCTCGTCGCCTCCGCGCCCACCGCCTCGCCCCTCGGACTCCGGGTGAACCCGCAGGTCGGAGCCGGTTCCATCGGCGCGCTCTCGACCGCGACCGCCACCTCCAAGTTCGGTGTGGCCCTCCGCGACGAGGGCGCCCGCGCCGGCGTCGTCCAGGCCTTCCTGGACCGGCCGTGGCTGACCCGGCTGCACACCCACACCGGCTCCCAGGGCGTCCCGCTCGCCCTGATGGCCGAAGGCGTCGGGGAGGCCTACGCCCTCGCCGAGGAGATCAACCACAAGGCGGGCCGGCAGCAGATCGACACCCTCGACATCGGCGGCGGCCTGCCGGTCAACTTCACCTCCGACGAGGAGACGCCGACGTACGCCGAGTACGCCCGGCTGCTCGCCGACACCGTCCCCGGCCTCCTCGACGGCCGCTACCGGCTCGTCACCGAGTTCGGCCGCTCCCTGCTCGCCAAGCACGGCACGGTCCTCGCCCGGGTGGAGTACACCAAGACCGCCGGGGGCCGCCCGATCGCCGTCACCCACGCGGGCGTCCAGCTCGCCACCCGTACGGTCTACGCCCCCGACTCCTGGCCGCTGCGGATCCTCGCGTACGACGCCGAGGGCCGCCCCCGCGCCGGGGACGTCACCGTCCAGGACGTGGCGGGCCCCGCCTGCTTCGCCGGGGACCTGCTCGCCACCGGCCGGAAGCTGCCGCTGCTGCACCCCGGCGACGTCGTGGCCGTCCCGGACACCGGCGCGTACTACTTCGCCCACCACTACGCGTACAACAGCCTGCCCCGGCCCGGGATCCACGGCTTCACGGTGGCCGAGGACGGGGCGGTCAC
- the hutU gene encoding urocanate hydratase has protein sequence MSGPRPVRAARGTELSALGWQQEAALRMLQNNLDPEVAEHPDKLVVYGGTGKAARDWRSYDAMVRTLRTLKQDETMLVQSGRPVGVMQTHEWAPRVLIANSNLVGDWANWEEFRRLEQLGLTMYGQMTAGSWIYIGTQGILQGTYETFAAVAAKKFNGTLAGTITLTAGLGGMGGAQPLAVTMNDGVAICIDVDPRAIERRIEHRYLDVKADNLAHALQLATEARDARRPLSIGLLGNAAELLPQMLAEGAPIDIVTDQTSAHDPLAYLPVGVAFEDMADAAAKDPAGFTTRARESMAKHVEAMVGFMDAGAEVFDYGNSIRGEAQLAGYDRAFAFPGFVPAYIRPLFCEGKGPFRWAALSGEASDIHKTDKALLDLFPENESLHRWIKMAGERVHFQGLPARICWLGQGERDKAGDMFNDMVGNGTLAAPLAIGRDHLDCGSVASPYRETEAMLDGSDAIADWPLLNAMVNVASGASWVSIHHGGGVGMGRSIHAGQVTVADGTPLAGEKIRRVLTNDPGMGVIRHVDAGYDIAERVADEKGVRVPMREGSDDEASA, from the coding sequence ATGTCAGGACCCCGCCCCGTCCGAGCAGCACGCGGTACGGAACTGAGCGCCCTGGGATGGCAGCAGGAAGCCGCCCTCCGGATGCTCCAGAACAACCTCGACCCCGAGGTCGCCGAGCACCCCGACAAGCTCGTCGTCTACGGCGGCACCGGCAAGGCCGCCCGCGACTGGCGCTCGTACGACGCCATGGTCCGCACCCTGCGCACCCTGAAGCAGGACGAGACGATGCTCGTCCAGTCCGGCCGTCCCGTCGGCGTCATGCAGACCCACGAGTGGGCCCCGCGCGTCCTCATCGCCAACTCCAACCTGGTCGGCGACTGGGCGAACTGGGAGGAGTTCCGGCGCCTGGAGCAGCTCGGCCTCACCATGTACGGCCAGATGACCGCCGGCTCCTGGATCTACATCGGCACCCAGGGCATCCTCCAGGGCACGTACGAGACCTTCGCCGCCGTCGCCGCCAAGAAGTTCAACGGCACCCTGGCCGGCACGATCACCCTCACCGCCGGCCTCGGCGGCATGGGCGGCGCCCAGCCGCTCGCCGTGACGATGAACGACGGCGTCGCGATCTGCATCGACGTCGACCCGCGCGCCATCGAGCGCCGCATCGAGCACCGCTACCTGGACGTGAAGGCCGACAACCTCGCCCACGCGCTCCAGCTGGCCACCGAGGCGCGCGACGCCCGCCGCCCGCTCTCCATCGGCCTCCTCGGCAACGCCGCCGAGCTGCTCCCGCAGATGCTCGCCGAGGGCGCCCCGATCGACATCGTCACGGACCAGACCTCGGCCCACGACCCGCTGGCCTACCTGCCGGTCGGCGTCGCCTTCGAGGACATGGCCGACGCCGCCGCCAAGGACCCGGCCGGCTTCACCACCCGCGCCCGCGAGTCGATGGCCAAGCACGTCGAGGCCATGGTCGGCTTCATGGACGCCGGCGCCGAGGTCTTCGACTACGGCAACTCGATCCGCGGCGAGGCCCAGCTGGCCGGCTACGACCGGGCGTTCGCCTTCCCCGGCTTCGTCCCCGCCTACATCCGCCCGCTGTTCTGCGAGGGCAAGGGCCCGTTCCGCTGGGCCGCGCTCTCGGGCGAGGCGAGCGACATCCACAAGACGGACAAGGCGCTGCTCGACCTCTTCCCGGAGAACGAGTCCCTCCACCGCTGGATCAAGATGGCCGGCGAGCGCGTCCACTTCCAGGGCCTCCCGGCGCGCATCTGCTGGCTCGGCCAGGGCGAGCGCGACAAGGCCGGCGACATGTTCAACGACATGGTCGGCAACGGCACCCTCGCCGCGCCCCTCGCGATCGGCCGCGACCACCTGGACTGCGGCTCGGTGGCCTCCCCGTACCGCGAGACCGAGGCCATGCTCGACGGCTCCGACGCCATCGCCGACTGGCCGCTCCTCAACGCCATGGTCAACGTCGCCTCCGGCGCCTCCTGGGTCTCCATCCACCACGGCGGCGGCGTCGGCATGGGCCGCTCCATCCACGCGGGCCAGGTCACGGTCGCCGACGGCACCCCGCTGGCCGGCGAGAAGATCCGCCGCGTGCTCACCAACGACCCCGGCATGGGCGTCATCCGCCACGTCGACGCGGGCTACGACATCGCGGAGCGCGTCGCCGACGAGAAGGGCGTCCGCGTCCCGATGCGCGAGGGCTCCGACGACGAGGCCTCGGCGTGA
- a CDS encoding allantoate amidohydrolase: MWQSLRPIGRSDASGGYRRYAWTGADADCRLWFRMQAEARRLDVETDRNGNQWAWLGDPTAGDAVVTGSHLDSVPDGGAFDGPLGVVSAFAALDELRSRGAVFRRPLAIVNFGDEEGARFGLACVGSRLTAGRLTKEQAYELRDADGITLPQAMEAAGYDPDAIGPDPERLARIGAFVELHVEQGRALDLSGDAVGLASAIWPHGRWRYDFAGEANHAGTTRLVDRRDPMLTYAETVLAARREAELAGAVATFGKIAVEPNGVNAIPSLVRGWLDARAADQGALDKVVTGIEAEARAYADRHGIDLTVVQESFTPIVDFSHTLRDELSRLLGEKTGSTGKVPVLGTGAGHDAGILSESIPTAMLFVRNPTGVSHSPAEFAAEDDCAAGVLALADVLEGLACR, from the coding sequence ATGTGGCAGTCGCTGCGGCCCATCGGCCGCAGCGACGCCTCGGGCGGCTACCGCCGCTACGCCTGGACCGGCGCCGACGCCGACTGCCGGCTCTGGTTCCGGATGCAGGCCGAGGCCCGCCGCCTGGACGTCGAGACCGACCGCAACGGCAACCAGTGGGCCTGGCTCGGCGACCCCACCGCCGGTGACGCCGTCGTCACCGGCTCCCACCTGGACTCCGTCCCCGACGGCGGCGCCTTCGACGGCCCCCTCGGCGTCGTGTCCGCCTTCGCCGCGCTCGACGAACTCCGCTCCCGCGGGGCCGTGTTCCGGCGACCCCTCGCCATCGTCAACTTCGGCGACGAGGAGGGCGCCCGCTTCGGCCTCGCCTGCGTCGGCTCCCGCCTCACCGCGGGCCGGCTGACGAAGGAGCAGGCGTACGAGCTCCGCGACGCCGACGGGATCACCCTCCCGCAGGCCATGGAGGCGGCCGGTTACGACCCGGACGCCATCGGCCCCGACCCGGAGCGGCTGGCCCGCATCGGCGCCTTCGTCGAGCTGCACGTCGAGCAGGGCCGGGCCCTGGACCTGTCCGGGGACGCCGTCGGCCTCGCCTCCGCGATCTGGCCGCACGGCCGCTGGCGGTACGACTTCGCCGGCGAGGCCAACCACGCCGGCACCACCCGGCTCGTCGACCGCCGCGACCCGATGCTCACCTACGCGGAGACGGTCCTCGCCGCCCGCCGCGAGGCCGAACTCGCGGGAGCCGTCGCCACCTTCGGCAAGATCGCGGTCGAGCCGAACGGCGTCAACGCGATCCCGTCCCTCGTCCGCGGCTGGCTCGACGCCCGCGCCGCCGACCAGGGCGCCCTGGACAAGGTCGTCACGGGCATCGAGGCGGAGGCCCGCGCCTACGCCGACCGCCACGGCATCGACCTCACGGTCGTCCAGGAGTCCTTCACCCCGATCGTGGACTTCTCGCACACGCTGCGGGACGAGCTGTCCCGCCTCCTGGGCGAGAAGACCGGGTCCACCGGGAAGGTCCCCGTCCTCGGCACGGGCGCGGGACACGACGCGGGAATCCTCTCCGAATCGATCCCGACCGCCATGCTGTTCGTACGGAACCCCACCGGCGTCTCGCACTCCCCGGCCGAATTCGCGGCCGAGGACGACTGCGCGGCCGGGGTCCTCGCACTCGCCGACGTACTGGAGGGCCTGGCGTGTCGCTGA
- a CDS encoding formimidoylglutamate deiminase — translation MSLTTYWLEHAWLDTNVEPGVVLEVSDGRITAVRTGVDTPPPGAVVLRGLTIPGLSNAHSHAFHRALRGTVQVGSGTFWTWREVMYTVAQRLTPDSYFALARAVYAEMALAGVTSVGEFHYLHHAPGGSPYADPNAMGEALIAAAAEAGIRITLLDTAYLSSGFGAAPDKHQLRFTDGTAERWAERVSALKERDGVRIGAAIHSVRAVPADQLATVAQWAQDREAPLHVHLSEQTAENDACLAAHGLTPTQLLAEHGVLGPRTTGVHNTHLTDTDIALLGTSTTGTCMCPTTERDLADGIGPAVALQRAGSPLSLGSDSHAVIDLLEEARAMELNERLRTRTRGHWTAAALLRAASTDGHAALGWADAGTLETGALADFTTIALDTVRTAGPVPRLAAETAVFAASAADVRHTVVAGRHVVRDGVHHSVPDVAGALADSIAALHGRNG, via the coding sequence GTGTCGCTGACGACGTACTGGCTGGAGCACGCCTGGCTCGACACGAACGTCGAGCCGGGCGTGGTCCTCGAGGTGTCGGACGGCCGCATCACCGCCGTACGCACCGGGGTCGACACCCCGCCCCCGGGCGCGGTCGTCCTCCGCGGTCTGACGATCCCGGGCCTTTCCAACGCCCACTCGCACGCCTTCCACCGCGCCCTGCGCGGCACGGTCCAGGTCGGCTCCGGCACCTTCTGGACCTGGCGCGAGGTGATGTACACCGTCGCCCAGCGCCTCACCCCCGACAGCTACTTCGCCCTCGCCCGCGCCGTGTACGCGGAGATGGCGCTCGCCGGCGTCACCTCCGTCGGCGAGTTCCACTACCTGCACCACGCGCCCGGCGGCAGCCCGTACGCCGACCCCAACGCGATGGGCGAGGCCCTGATCGCCGCGGCGGCCGAGGCGGGCATCCGCATCACCCTCCTCGACACCGCCTACCTCTCCTCCGGCTTCGGCGCCGCGCCCGACAAGCACCAGCTCCGCTTCACGGACGGCACCGCCGAGCGGTGGGCCGAGCGCGTGTCCGCCCTCAAGGAGCGGGACGGCGTACGCATCGGAGCGGCGATCCACTCCGTACGGGCGGTCCCGGCGGACCAGCTCGCCACGGTCGCCCAGTGGGCGCAGGACAGGGAAGCCCCCCTCCACGTCCATCTGTCGGAGCAGACCGCCGAGAACGACGCCTGCCTCGCGGCGCACGGCCTCACCCCCACCCAGCTCCTCGCCGAGCACGGCGTCCTCGGCCCCCGCACCACGGGCGTCCACAACACGCACCTGACGGACACGGACATCGCCCTCCTCGGCACGTCGACGACCGGCACCTGCATGTGCCCGACGACCGAACGCGACCTCGCGGACGGCATCGGCCCGGCGGTCGCCCTCCAGCGCGCCGGCTCCCCGCTCTCCCTGGGCAGCGACAGCCATGCGGTCATCGACCTCCTGGAAGAGGCGCGGGCCATGGAGCTGAACGAGCGCCTGCGCACCCGCACCCGCGGCCACTGGACGGCCGCCGCCCTGCTCAGGGCCGCCTCCACCGACGGCCACGCGGCCCTCGGCTGGGCGGACGCGGGCACCCTGGAGACCGGCGCGCTCGCCGACTTCACGACGATCGCGCTGGACACGGTCAGGACAGCGGGACCGGTACCGCGTCTGGCAGCCGAGACGGCGGTATTCGCCGCGTCGGCAGCGGACGTCCGGCACACGGTCGTGGCCGGCCGTCACGTCGTACGGGACGGGGTCCACCACTCCGTACCGGACGTGGCCGGCGCCCTCGCGGACTCGATCGCCGCCCTGCACGGCCGAAACGGCTGA
- the hutI gene encoding imidazolonepropionase — MNNGPAATNNPAATSAPTSANSAVATTATAIVNIASLVTNDPSLGDGSPLGLIQDAAVVIDGDRIVWVGETSKTPATDNRVDAAGRAVIPGFVDSHSHLVFAGDRTAEFNARMSGQAYKAGGIRTTVAATRAASDAELSANVARYLREALRQGTTTFETKSGYGLTVEDEARALRIAAEHTDEVTYLGAHIVSPDYADDPAAYVELVTGEMLDACAPYARWVDVFCEKGAFDGDQARAILTAGKAKGLHPRVHANQLTYGPGVQLAVELDAASADHCTHLTDADVDALASGNTVATLLPGAEFSTRAQWPNARRLLDAGVTVALSTDCNPGSSFTSSVPFCIALAVRDMGMTPDEAIWSATAGGAAALRRTDVGRLTVGARADLTFLDAPSPVHLAYRPGVPLVTEVWRKGVRVA, encoded by the coding sequence ATGAACAACGGCCCCGCGGCGACGAACAACCCGGCGGCGACCTCCGCCCCCACCAGCGCGAACAGCGCCGTGGCGACGACCGCCACCGCCATCGTCAACATCGCCAGTCTCGTCACCAACGATCCCTCCCTCGGTGATGGCAGTCCTCTGGGCCTGATCCAGGACGCGGCCGTCGTCATCGACGGCGACCGCATCGTCTGGGTCGGTGAAACCAGCAAAACACCCGCCACTGACAACAGGGTCGACGCGGCCGGCCGGGCCGTGATCCCCGGCTTCGTCGACTCCCACTCGCACCTCGTCTTCGCGGGCGACCGCACCGCCGAGTTCAACGCCCGCATGTCGGGCCAGGCGTACAAGGCGGGCGGTATCCGCACCACGGTCGCGGCGACGAGGGCCGCCTCCGACGCCGAGCTCTCCGCGAACGTGGCCCGCTACCTGCGCGAAGCCCTCCGCCAGGGCACGACCACCTTCGAGACGAAGTCCGGCTACGGCCTGACGGTCGAGGACGAGGCCCGTGCCCTGCGGATCGCGGCCGAGCACACGGACGAGGTGACGTACCTCGGCGCGCACATCGTCTCCCCGGACTACGCGGACGACCCGGCGGCGTATGTGGAGCTGGTGACGGGCGAGATGCTCGACGCCTGTGCCCCGTACGCCCGTTGGGTCGACGTCTTCTGCGAGAAGGGCGCCTTCGACGGCGACCAGGCCCGCGCGATCCTCACCGCGGGCAAGGCGAAGGGCCTGCACCCCCGGGTGCACGCGAACCAGCTGACGTACGGCCCCGGCGTGCAGCTGGCGGTGGAGCTGGACGCGGCGAGCGCGGACCACTGCACCCACCTCACCGACGCCGACGTCGATGCCCTGGCCTCCGGCAACACGGTCGCCACGCTCCTCCCGGGCGCCGAGTTCTCCACCCGCGCGCAGTGGCCGAACGCCCGCCGCCTCCTGGACGCGGGCGTGACCGTGGCCCTCTCCACGGACTGCAACCCGGGCTCGTCCTTCACGTCCTCCGTCCCCTTCTGCATCGCCCTCGCGGTACGGGACATGGGCATGACCCCCGACGAGGCGATCTGGTCCGCAACGGCCGGCGGCGCCGCCGCCCTCCGCCGCACGGACGTGGGCCGCCTGACGGTCGGCGCCCGAGCGGACCTGACCTTCCTGGACGCCCCGTCCCCCGTCCACCTGGCCTACCGCCCGGGCGTCCCCCTGGTGACGGAGGTCTGGCGCAAGGGCGTCCGCGTGGCCTGA
- a CDS encoding phosphotransferase — protein MKIIGQGRTADVYALDETRVLRRYRDGDDATREAGVMTRLAGHGYPVPAVVRAEGPDLVMERLAGPSLLDALLEGAYEPEPAGELIAELLTRLHGLPGSRLLHLDLHPGNVMLTASAGPVVIDWQTAEEGPPGLDCAMSALILAEVAVSPAPYAPGARAGVAALLAAVRTPLLPHLTAARSRRAADPNLTPDEVAALGAAESFVRSLATA, from the coding sequence TTGAAGATCATCGGGCAGGGCAGGACCGCGGACGTCTACGCGCTCGACGAGACGCGGGTGCTGCGGCGGTACCGGGACGGCGACGACGCGACGCGGGAGGCGGGGGTGATGACGCGGCTGGCGGGCCACGGCTATCCGGTTCCGGCGGTGGTACGCGCGGAGGGGCCCGACCTGGTGATGGAGCGCCTCGCCGGGCCGTCGCTCCTGGACGCGCTCCTGGAGGGTGCGTACGAGCCGGAACCGGCGGGCGAACTGATAGCGGAGCTCCTCACCCGTCTGCACGGCCTGCCGGGCTCCCGCCTCCTGCATCTGGACCTGCACCCGGGGAACGTGATGCTCACGGCCTCCGCGGGCCCCGTCGTCATCGACTGGCAGACCGCCGAGGAGGGCCCGCCCGGTCTGGACTGCGCCATGTCGGCGCTGATCCTCGCGGAGGTGGCGGTCTCTCCCGCCCCGTACGCCCCCGGCGCCCGCGCGGGCGTCGCCGCCCTCCTGGCGGCCGTCCGCACCCCGCTGCTCCCCCATCTCACCGCGGCCCGCAGCCGCCGGGCGGCGGACCCGAACCTGACCCCCGACGAGGTGGCCGCCCTGGGGGCTGCGGAGTCCTTCGTGAGGTCCCTGGCGACCGCCTGA
- a CDS encoding GNAT family N-acetyltransferase, which yields MSAFRVRIVRPGELSEREIEAWRELRATSGAPANPFMEPEFTRAVAQVRPRSRVAVWWEGDEPVGFLPYEKGALGQGRAIGFGVSDSQGAVLRPGLRPGTRAVLRACGAVVWEFDNLEAGQPVFEGAATESFASPVIDVGEGYAAYEALLRVQSPKFLKTTLAKERKLGRQADGEVRFVFDERDPAALRTLMGWKSAQYRRTGRGDRFAKEWITTLVRRLHEQRTPGCSGVLSVLYVGERPIAAHFGLRSGTVLSCWFPAYDPEFAKYSPGLVLHLRMAEGAAAAGIGMLDLGRGDAEYKDALKTGELTVYEGAVFVPGARAALHWLGREPARRAHRFVRDRPALAARARATLNGLARLRGNR from the coding sequence GTGAGTGCTTTTCGTGTGCGGATCGTGAGGCCGGGGGAGCTGAGCGAGCGCGAGATCGAGGCGTGGCGGGAACTGCGCGCCACGTCCGGCGCACCCGCGAACCCCTTCATGGAACCGGAGTTCACGCGGGCGGTCGCCCAGGTGCGCCCCCGCTCGCGGGTCGCCGTGTGGTGGGAGGGGGACGAGCCGGTCGGCTTCCTCCCGTACGAGAAGGGGGCGTTGGGGCAGGGGCGGGCCATCGGCTTCGGCGTCTCCGACAGCCAGGGCGCCGTCCTGCGACCCGGACTGCGGCCCGGCACCCGCGCGGTGCTGCGCGCCTGCGGGGCCGTGGTGTGGGAGTTCGACAACCTGGAGGCCGGCCAGCCCGTCTTCGAGGGCGCCGCCACCGAGTCCTTCGCCTCGCCCGTGATCGACGTCGGCGAGGGGTACGCGGCCTACGAGGCGCTGCTGCGCGTCCAGTCGCCCAAGTTCCTCAAGACCACCCTCGCCAAGGAGCGCAAGCTCGGCCGCCAGGCTGACGGCGAGGTGCGCTTCGTCTTCGACGAGCGCGACCCGGCCGCGCTGCGCACCCTCATGGGGTGGAAGTCCGCCCAGTACCGCAGGACCGGGCGCGGCGACCGCTTCGCCAAGGAGTGGATCACCACCCTCGTCCGCCGCCTCCACGAGCAGCGCACGCCCGGCTGCTCCGGCGTCCTGTCCGTGCTGTACGTGGGCGAGCGGCCCATCGCCGCCCACTTCGGACTGCGGTCCGGGACCGTGCTGTCCTGCTGGTTCCCGGCGTACGACCCCGAGTTCGCGAAGTACTCGCCCGGCCTCGTCCTCCATCTGCGGATGGCCGAGGGCGCGGCCGCCGCCGGGATCGGGATGCTCGACCTGGGGCGCGGCGACGCCGAGTACAAGGACGCCCTGAAGACCGGGGAGTTGACGGTGTACGAGGGGGCCGTCTTCGTCCCGGGCGCGCGCGCCGCCCTGCACTGGCTCGGGCGCGAGCCCGCCCGGCGCGCCCACCGCTTCGTCCGCGACCGGCCGGCCCTCGCGGCCCGGGCCCGCGCCACCCTCAACGGGCTCGCCCGGCTGCGGGGGAACCGATAG
- a CDS encoding glycosyltransferase: MSSRSSSRPSTRPDPPAPPPRAVSVAELDLDLDTPDGPVTALRPAPGGPPLAPGDVYALVRLRGRPAATVIGAVREGEDPAEVLGALARERVETAARPRTEAEHHASKREVPRSGGTPATPPRASVIVATRERPESLARALDSLLAQDHPDHELIVVDNAPRTTDTHDLVTHKYAGRVRYVREDTPGLAVAHNTGAAAADGEVLAFTDDDVIADPRWLTALTEPFAADPGLGCVTGLILPARLSTPAQVLLESHGGFAKGFAPRLYDSARPPADEPMFPFTAGSFGSGANMAFRAAALRQAGGFDPATGTGTPAKGGDDLYAFVAVLSAGFRLRYTPEALVWHHHRETWQDLRNQAYGYGAGLTAYLTATLVRRPRMLPALLTRLPRGLAYARSMTAQRGEGDGGGVPGEHGTQHHPWPRSLSRLERRGMLYGPIGYAKARVAQAGLRKAAAR; this comes from the coding sequence TTGAGCAGCCGATCGAGCAGTCGACCGAGCACCCGCCCCGACCCACCCGCCCCGCCTCCACGCGCCGTCTCCGTCGCCGAGCTCGACCTCGACCTCGACACACCCGACGGGCCCGTCACGGCCCTGCGCCCCGCGCCCGGCGGGCCGCCCCTCGCGCCCGGTGACGTGTACGCGCTCGTACGGCTCCGGGGCCGGCCCGCGGCCACCGTCATCGGTGCCGTGCGGGAGGGCGAGGACCCCGCCGAGGTCCTCGGCGCCCTCGCGCGCGAGCGCGTCGAGACCGCCGCCCGGCCACGTACCGAAGCCGAACATCACGCCTCGAAACGGGAGGTGCCGCGGTCCGGGGGGACCCCCGCCACCCCGCCCCGCGCCTCCGTGATCGTCGCCACCCGCGAGCGCCCCGAGTCCCTCGCCCGCGCCCTCGACTCGCTCCTCGCCCAGGACCACCCCGACCACGAACTGATCGTCGTCGACAACGCGCCCCGCACCACCGACACCCACGACCTGGTCACCCACAAGTACGCCGGCCGCGTCCGGTACGTCCGCGAGGACACCCCCGGGCTCGCCGTCGCCCACAACACCGGCGCCGCCGCCGCCGACGGCGAGGTCCTCGCCTTCACCGACGACGACGTGATCGCCGACCCGCGCTGGCTGACCGCCCTCACGGAGCCGTTCGCCGCCGACCCGGGTCTCGGCTGCGTCACCGGCCTGATCCTGCCCGCCCGCCTGAGCACCCCCGCCCAGGTCCTCCTCGAATCGCACGGCGGCTTCGCCAAGGGCTTCGCGCCCCGCCTGTACGACTCCGCACGACCGCCCGCCGACGAGCCGATGTTCCCGTTCACCGCGGGCAGTTTCGGCTCCGGCGCCAACATGGCCTTCCGGGCGGCCGCCCTCCGCCAGGCCGGCGGCTTCGACCCGGCGACCGGCACCGGGACCCCGGCCAAGGGCGGCGACGACCTGTACGCCTTCGTCGCCGTCCTCTCCGCCGGCTTCCGCCTCCGCTACACACCCGAGGCGCTCGTCTGGCACCACCACCGGGAGACCTGGCAGGACCTGCGGAACCAGGCGTACGGCTACGGCGCGGGCCTCACCGCGTACCTCACCGCGACCCTGGTCCGCCGCCCCCGCATGCTGCCCGCGCTGCTCACCCGGCTGCCGCGCGGCCTCGCGTACGCACGGTCCATGACCGCCCAGCGCGGCGAGGGCGACGGCGGCGGAGTCCCCGGCGAACACGGCACCCAGCACCACCCCTGGCCCAGGAGCCTCTCCCGACTGGAGCGACGCGGCATGTTGTACGGACCGATCGGCTACGCGAAGGCCCGCGTCGCGCAGGCCGGTCTGCGGAAGGCGGCGGCCCGATGA
- a CDS encoding polysaccharide deacetylase family protein, protein MTNVPLRTRIPVLLYHAVMDDPPDWIAEFTVSPKEFASQLDAIVASGRTAITVGTLAAHFATGTPLPPRPVVLTFDDGFADLVGPTAEALAARDLPSTVYLTTGAITPGRPCLLPPAPMMTLSQAPRLAQYGMEVGAHTVTHPQLDTLAPNLLRRELREAKTVLEDVLGHEVRHLAYPHGYNSPAVRRAVAAAGYTSAVAVRHALSSESDEIYRIARLILRRDHTVADIGQWMEGRGAKAAPYPDSLPTIGWRMYRRTRALLNGPEFAG, encoded by the coding sequence ATGACGAACGTCCCCCTCCGCACCCGGATACCCGTCCTCCTCTATCACGCCGTGATGGACGACCCTCCGGACTGGATCGCCGAATTCACCGTCTCCCCCAAGGAGTTCGCCTCCCAGCTCGACGCGATCGTCGCCAGCGGGCGCACCGCGATCACCGTCGGCACGCTCGCCGCGCACTTCGCCACCGGCACCCCGCTGCCGCCCCGCCCCGTCGTCCTCACCTTCGACGACGGCTTCGCCGACCTCGTCGGACCGACGGCCGAGGCGCTCGCCGCCCGCGACCTGCCGTCCACCGTCTACCTCACCACGGGGGCCATCACGCCCGGCCGGCCCTGTCTGCTGCCGCCCGCGCCGATGATGACCCTGTCCCAGGCCCCGCGCCTGGCGCAGTACGGAATGGAGGTCGGCGCCCACACCGTCACCCACCCGCAGCTCGACACCCTCGCGCCCAACCTCCTGCGGCGCGAACTGCGCGAGGCGAAGACGGTCCTGGAGGACGTCCTCGGGCACGAGGTGCGGCACCTGGCCTACCCGCACGGCTACAACAGCCCCGCCGTACGCCGGGCCGTAGCGGCCGCCGGGTACACCTCGGCGGTCGCCGTCCGGCACGCGCTCAGCTCCGAGTCGGACGAGATCTACCGCATCGCCCGGCTCATCCTGCGCCGTGATCACACCGTCGCCGACATCGGGCAGTGGATGGAGGGCCGCGGCGCGAAGGCCGCGCCGTACCCGGACTCGCTGCCGACGATCGGCTGGCGGATGTACCGCAGGACCCGCGCCCTGCTCAACGGACCCGAGTTCGCCGGCTGA